ACCGCGTCGCGCTCCGCATCTCCTTACGCCGCCGTTGCCTGTGGAGCCGGCGCCGCGCATCTTCGCGCGCCGGTCCACCACGCCATCGATCGAAGCGCAATGACCGACGTGTCGATGAAGACGCAGCCCGGCTGCACGTGCCGATGACGCGCCGCCGCCGCAAACCCGGACGCGCGCTGACAGTGGTTGCCGCCGTCGGCGTCATCGCCGGCACTTGGCTGCTGTGGGACGGATGGCTGCGCTTCAACTATCCCCGCCGCGCGCGCTACCCGGTGCGTGGCGTGGACGTGTCGCACCACCAGCGGCGGATCGACTGGACGCGGCTGCGCGCGGACGGCGCGGAGTTCGCGTACATCAAGGCGTCGGAAGGGAGATCGTGGCGCGACAGCGCCTTCGCGCGGAACCTGGCGGACGCGTCGCGGGCCGGCGTGGTGACGGGCGCATACCACTTCTTTACCCTCTGCGCGCCGGCCGACGCGCAGGCGCGCAACTTCCTGGCGGCCGCGCCGCCCGCCGCCGGGCCCGCGCTGCCGCCCGCCGTGGACCTGGAGTTCGGCGGCAACTGCGGCGCCCGCCCGCCGCGCGACT
This is a stretch of genomic DNA from Longimicrobium sp.. It encodes these proteins:
- a CDS encoding GH25 family lysozyme, whose translation is MVAAVGVIAGTWLLWDGWLRFNYPRRARYPVRGVDVSHHQRRIDWTRLRADGAEFAYIKASEGRSWRDSAFARNLADASRAGVVTGAYHFFTLCAPADAQARNFLAAAPPAAGPALPPAVDLEFGGNCGARPPRDSVLAAVRAFLAPVEAAHRRPALLYVTREFHDAYLAGAGLPNPLWVRSIMGPPRYGGRWMIWQYGNRGRMDGVETYIDLNAFNGTREDFQRWIASPAR